The proteins below come from a single Isoptericola dokdonensis DS-3 genomic window:
- a CDS encoding beta-N-acetylhexosaminidase, whose protein sequence is MADDTPFPAPTSAPPTVPLPARAEGGGGAVVLTDGTRLAVHPALRAAGRWWRRVTEEAFGLEIVGDLAPGPTPHDARPGSPRVAVDLDPGLPDGGYTLRTGEDGVHVTAADPAGAHAAVQTLRQLAGPDAFRRAPVRTDHTLALPAVNLTDAPAHAWRGVLLDVARHFLPTADVLRFVDLAAMHHLDVLHLHLTDDQGWRFASRRHPRLHEVGSWRTFSTVGTWRTGTPDGRPHGGHYTPDDLREIVAYARERGVMVVPEIDVPGHTQAVLAAYPHLAAQDGPHEVLTTWGVSADVLDPSEEALAVFRDVLDEVCEVFDAPFVALGGDEVPLTAWRARPDLVERAAALGLTDATGAGDVARLHGWFVARLADHLRTLGRRAVVWDEAFGPDLPGDAVVLCWRGHEVALEAMAAGHDVVLAPEQEVYLDHRASDDPDEPVPVGFVRTTADLFAFEPLPDAVRASRPDLPDDLPGRLLGAQAQVWTEHLDSARRVDYATFPRLAAFAEAVWTTRPESRAVGGPASARFLDRLDRHHLPRLDAAGVEYRPPAGPHPWQRRPGVQGHPRDLAAERAAAGWRGAGGWVEGAGDGS, encoded by the coding sequence GTGGCCGACGACACACCGTTCCCGGCGCCGACGTCGGCGCCGCCCACCGTGCCCTTACCTGCCCGCGCCGAGGGGGGAGGCGGGGCCGTCGTCCTGACCGATGGCACCCGCCTCGCCGTGCACCCCGCGCTGCGCGCGGCGGGCCGCTGGTGGCGCCGGGTGACCGAGGAGGCGTTCGGGCTCGAGATCGTCGGCGACCTGGCACCCGGACCGACACCGCACGACGCGCGGCCCGGATCCCCGCGCGTCGCCGTCGACCTCGACCCCGGCCTCCCCGACGGCGGCTACACGCTGCGCACCGGCGAGGACGGTGTACACGTCACCGCGGCGGACCCGGCGGGGGCGCACGCCGCGGTCCAGACGCTGCGCCAGCTCGCCGGGCCCGACGCGTTCCGGCGTGCGCCGGTCCGTACCGACCACACCCTCGCGCTGCCCGCGGTGAACCTCACCGACGCTCCTGCGCACGCGTGGCGCGGCGTGCTGCTCGACGTCGCCCGGCACTTCCTGCCGACGGCCGACGTCCTGCGGTTCGTCGACCTCGCCGCCATGCACCACCTCGACGTGCTGCACCTGCACCTGACGGACGACCAGGGGTGGCGGTTCGCGTCGCGACGGCACCCGCGGCTGCACGAGGTCGGCTCCTGGCGCACGTTCAGCACCGTCGGCACCTGGCGCACGGGGACGCCGGACGGTCGGCCGCACGGCGGTCACTACACCCCGGACGACCTGCGCGAGATCGTCGCGTACGCCCGTGAGCGCGGCGTCATGGTGGTCCCCGAGATCGACGTGCCGGGGCACACGCAGGCGGTGCTGGCCGCGTACCCGCACCTCGCCGCGCAGGACGGCCCGCACGAGGTGCTCACCACGTGGGGCGTCAGTGCCGACGTCCTCGACCCCTCCGAGGAGGCGCTGGCGGTGTTCCGCGACGTCCTCGACGAGGTGTGCGAGGTCTTCGACGCGCCCTTCGTGGCGCTGGGCGGCGACGAGGTGCCGCTGACCGCCTGGCGGGCGCGTCCCGACCTGGTCGAGCGCGCCGCGGCGCTGGGCCTCACGGACGCCACCGGCGCGGGCGACGTCGCCCGCCTGCACGGCTGGTTCGTGGCCCGGCTGGCCGACCACCTGCGGACGCTCGGGCGGCGCGCGGTGGTGTGGGACGAGGCGTTCGGCCCGGACCTGCCGGGGGACGCCGTCGTGCTGTGCTGGCGCGGCCACGAGGTGGCGCTGGAGGCGATGGCCGCGGGCCACGACGTCGTGCTGGCGCCCGAGCAGGAGGTCTACCTGGACCACCGCGCCTCGGACGACCCGGACGAGCCCGTCCCCGTCGGCTTCGTCCGCACGACGGCGGACCTGTTCGCGTTCGAGCCGCTGCCCGACGCCGTGCGGGCGTCCCGCCCCGACCTGCCGGACGACCTCCCCGGCCGGCTGCTCGGGGCGCAGGCGCAGGTCTGGACCGAGCACCTGGACTCGGCGCGCCGGGTCGACTACGCGACGTTCCCGCGGCTGGCCGCGTTCGCCGAGGCGGTGTGGACGACCCGCCCGGAGTCCCGGGCGGTGGGCGGCCCCGCGTCCGCGCGGTTCCTCGACCGCCTCGACCGTCATCACCTGCCACGGCTCGACGCCGCGGGCGTG